Below is a genomic region from Rhododendron vialii isolate Sample 1 chromosome 5a, ASM3025357v1.
ACATTTCTGTATCACTGTATGCGTGCAAATGTACTGGACTTGGTCCTAGGACCTAGGCTGCTTTTTTATGATGACCCATAACGGACTACAGGGGCCTTTTGCATAATGTCATTTGTGTGCAGAAGGTTCTCTCTTTTGGGGGTGAAATGGAATATTTACAAACTAAAAGAGAACATATTTCTTTGGTAATACCCTCTTACATCTTGATTTTTACAATATACTAGGAACAGAACATGGTTCTTCCAAATCCTTGCCTGTTTCACTTGAGTTAATTAATGCAGTTCTAACTTTGTTCTTACAACTTACAAGCACTAGAAGCACTCATCTCTTGTTAAACTTATGCGGGATGTAACTAAGAACTACTGTCTTGTAACATGTTTTGACAGGTAACATGCATGTGAACAACGCTTGATATGGCGATTGAAGTGTGATTCCGTGCAATTTAAGATGCAAACTAGTAATCAATACGCAAGACCTGCTGGGGACACGATGTTTAGTTTAGAGGTCAAAAGGAGTTCAAGGCCACAAGAAACCTCAAAAGTCATGAAGCCGAGGATCCTGTCACCCCAAGCAAATCAGAGCCCCAAGTTTCAAGAAAAGCACAATATTGCCATTCCAATTGGTCAATGTTACCTTGATCAGAATCATGAAACAAGACGGAGGGCAGGTGACGTTCTTATATTACTGCCAAAATCTTCAAAGAACTCTCAAAACCCTTTGATTGGGAGTAAGGCAAATAAAAACGACGAGCTTGTCAAGAACATGTCAAATTTGCCAGGCTATCTGCAGCGAGTGGAGAAAGGGGAAAATCTCCAGGAGAAGGCTTTGAATTTTGGAGTTCTAGATTGGGAGCGTCTAGAAACATGGAAGCACAAAAAAGTGACCCAACCAAGAGGTGACGCTAGTGCATCTTCCTCTGGCAGTAGTTCCATGTTCAAGGTTGGGGGGTCGATTTCACAGTCTGGTTTCATTAACAGCAAGTCTCTCGCTCCTCACAAGAAGCAAGTTAGTCCATCCCTAAGGGAAGGTATTTCTCATGATATTAAACAATCCCATGTACGAGAAGATTTTAAAGCTTCTTCACAGTACACATTGGAAGGGCAGCGAAAACCGCCCAGGAGAAATCAGTCTTCTGGCAGAAATCAGTTAGAGAGATGCAAGAGAGAAGGTTCAGATCGAAAGATCAGATCAAAAAAGGGAACAACATTGTCTGATTTAAGAAAACATGAGTACTCGCGCCCTTCTAAGGATGAGAAACGTGCTCAATATAGGGTAGTAAACAATGGTGTGGAGGATTTGCAAGCACTGAAATATTATTTTGGTCAAAAGCACTGCCCTGGAGAGCACAGAAGCACTGTTCTCCTTTTACCAAAACACTCTCCCAGAGAAAGTTGCTTCGAGAGTGTTCAAAGTTCTGAACCCGGGATACTATCTGATGCGAAACCGGGTGAAGCAAACCAGGAGGGTTTTTCAGATTGGTTTTCTTCTGAAGAAGTTCACTCAGGAGAAATGTATTCTGGGATTCCACACTCATGCCCACTGCCTATTGGAGTCAAGAGAAGCATTGGTGAAACACCAGCcatattatccaatggtcaatACATGGATGAGAATGCATCAAGAGTGAAGCCTTCAGGTGCAAATGGAAGTGATGGTTCCAAGAGATTGGATCATGAAACTACTGAACCTGCTGCTGTAAAGGGAAGGCATTCCTCACCAAATCGTCGGCATAGCTTTAGCCTTGCTAGAATCAGCAGAAGTTTGACTTTTAAGGACAGCTCAAACATTCCACAGTTGAGTTCCACATTTGCTAACATCAAGTCTGTTTCTGTGGATGCTTGCCCAATTTATGTTGGAGTAGAGACCAAAGGTGAGTCTGACTTGAGGCGGCACAGATTATCTAGCTCTCAGAGCATGGAGCTTTCTTGTGATGATTCTCACATGGTCACATGTCCAATTGAAACACTAAACACACCATCATATTCAAATGCAATCAGGGGTTACAAGCAAGTGGATCAAGAAGCTACTGAAGCTGTGAGAGGAAGGCATCCGTCACCAGATCCCCTCTTAGACTTTGGCATCGGTAGGATGAGCCGAAGTTTCAGTTTTAAAGAAGCTTCAACAGTTCCACAGTTGAGTTCCACATATGTTACAGTCAAGTCCGGTCCAGTGGGATCCGAAGTGTCTGATTCCTTGGACAATGCAAACAAACACAAGACGAATTTTCATGGGAGATCAAGGTCCAGCCCTCTAAGAAGGTTGCTAGATCCTTTATTAAAGGGCAGGCCAACAAATTCATGCCATTCTGCTGATATCAATCATCCATTGACAGGAAATGATACAACATCAACAATCCAAGCTTTTCTTCAACTCACAATCAAGAATGGACTCCCTTTGTTCAAACTTGTTGCCAATAACAACAATGACATTCTTGTTGCTGTTAAAAACGCAACTGCATCTGGAAAGGATGATTCTAGCTGGATTTTCACATTTTACACCGTCTGTGAAATTAAGAAGAAGAGTGGCAGCTGGATTTCTCAAGGGCATAAAGGAAAAAATCATGGGTTTGGCTACAATGTCGTAGGTCAGATGAAGTTTTCTGGCTCTAATTATCTGGATTTGACAGTACAGAATCCCAATGACCAATTTACAGTGAAAGAGTCTGTACTGTATAGTGTTGATGATAGACAACGAGACCACGAATCAGTACAGTTAGCAGTAAACAGGGAGGTTGCTGCCGTAATTGTGAGGATCCCAATGGGGAATTCTGATACCAATGGAGATGAGGGAAAGAAGGGAAAAGAGTTGATAGGGAAGGGATTCGGTAACACAACAGTCATTCTTCCTGGTGGTGTTCATGGCTTGCCAAACAATGGGGCTCCTTCACCATTGATAGAAAGATGGAAATCTGGTGGATCGTGTGATTGTGGCGGCTGGGATGTTGGTTGCAAATTGCGAATTCTTACCGATGAGGACCGGAGCTGCAATCTGATGGAACCATCCATATCTTGCTCAAGCCCAGATCaatttgatcttttcaatcaGGTACAACTTTGTCAAATTGGTTCTTTCTGTTAGTGTATGTGATTTATTTGTATGGATTATGCATTCTGGATTCTCCTCCGAGCTGTTTGGCACAGGGAATCCAATTCTTTTCCGATAAGAAGGAATTTTCAGATACTCATTTCAATTACTGAGCGAAAAAAATTCCTTATCCCTAAGATTCTCATGAAACTGCCACCCGCATGCACCGCCGACCAACAACCACCACGCACCACCACCCCGCCAAATATTTGTGTTATTTCACAATGGGGAAAGAGATCTTGGTCAAATTCACATTCAAAATCTATTTATCGGATTAAAGCATCAAAACTTGTTCTGTTGCATGTGTTTTATTTTCCAAATCTCTTCCAAGTTCCTTACACTTTTTAGCTTCTAATTATTCAAAAATCTAAAATCGTAAACGTCTCTCTCAAACACCTACTTTTGTGTATACATTTGTTCAGTTAATAATTTGCTTCCTGCACAGGGAGGAGGAGGTAGTGACAATAGGCCAATCTTCAGCCTGGAACCATTCGAGAAGGGGATTTACTCGGTTCAATTCAGCCCATCAATTTCTTTGCTACAAGCATTCTCAGTTTGTGTTGCAGTCATAAGTAATCAGAAGTCATTTGATTTCTCAGAAGCTAACCACCCTTCTGAAGCAGAACTTCTTCATGAATCCAATGCTACTGGATGTGATAGAAAGAAGACTCCCACCAAATATGTTCCTCCTCCCCCTCTATCTCCTGTTGGAAGAGCTTAGTACCGTTCAAGGGATCTGTTTCAGTGGCTGTTCTGAATACACGAAAGGAAGTATAAATATAAACCTCGAAGAGGTGTCTTGCATTATCAACAAATCATCGGTTTGTCATAATTCGCATCAAATTTGTGGGATGATATTGAATTAGAGTCTACTGTGGATGAAGAAATACTTTACCACTTCAGTTTTTGTAATGGTTCTGTTTTGTATTAGAAAGCAACGAGGCAGTTATTTCCTGGGAACAGAAGAAACTTAGTGAACCATGGCATCATGAGTTGCAAACAAGTTTACACTAACACAATCTGAATACACTACTGCCAACTCAGAGTCATTACGCAAATGTTTGTATAAATCATTCCACTGGCTGAAAGTAGGAGGATATATGAAAATTTCAGAAGGCAGATGTCCAACAAATCTCTCTGCTTCAAAAGTCAACATGTGATGCGTGGTGAACACAGATAAACCATTGACCGTCGATCTTCTCAAACACATTCGTTGCGATCTGTCTCCCCCAGCTGCTTCCCTTTGTTGTAACCATTTCAGAGCAAGTAACATACCCAAAATCGCCTCTCACGTGAACTTGAACATCTTTAACCTCAATCTCTAGTGGAAACTCATAATCAGCCCAAACAAGTTCCCAGCTCCCCATTACAAGGTCATAACCAGATATGGCACCCACACCTGGGTGCACAACACAAACATTTTCACCTTTAGCCCAAAGGGCTTGCATGGATGCCAGGTCACCTTTCCGGAACGAGTTGTAGAATCGAGTGTTTGCTGATAGTACCGCGGCTTTGCCATCCTCCTGGAGAAATCGGAGGGTATCCCTGAGTTTGGCAGCTCGTGCGTAGTTTTCCTCCTGAATGGCGATTTGCAGGTCCCGCTTTAATGTCTCCTCATCTAGTGTGATGCTTTCACTGCTTAAAGCTCCCCCTGAGCCCTCGCTTTTAGCAACACATAGTCTATGTGAATGCGAACGAGAAGCTTTTCCGAATGGGGCTGC
It encodes:
- the LOC131325216 gene encoding uncharacterized protein LOC131325216 encodes the protein MQTSNQYARPAGDTMFSLEVKRSSRPQETSKVMKPRILSPQANQSPKFQEKHNIAIPIGQCYLDQNHETRRRAGDVLILLPKSSKNSQNPLIGSKANKNDELVKNMSNLPGYLQRVEKGENLQEKALNFGVLDWERLETWKHKKVTQPRGDASASSSGSSSMFKVGGSISQSGFINSKSLAPHKKQVSPSLREGISHDIKQSHVREDFKASSQYTLEGQRKPPRRNQSSGRNQLERCKREGSDRKIRSKKGTTLSDLRKHEYSRPSKDEKRAQYRVVNNGVEDLQALKYYFGQKHCPGEHRSTVLLLPKHSPRESCFESVQSSEPGILSDAKPGEANQEGFSDWFSSEEVHSGEMYSGIPHSCPLPIGVKRSIGETPAILSNGQYMDENASRVKPSGANGSDGSKRLDHETTEPAAVKGRHSSPNRRHSFSLARISRSLTFKDSSNIPQLSSTFANIKSVSVDACPIYVGVETKGESDLRRHRLSSSQSMELSCDDSHMVTCPIETLNTPSYSNAIRGYKQVDQEATEAVRGRHPSPDPLLDFGIGRMSRSFSFKEASTVPQLSSTYVTVKSGPVGSEVSDSLDNANKHKTNFHGRSRSSPLRRLLDPLLKGRPTNSCHSADINHPLTGNDTTSTIQAFLQLTIKNGLPLFKLVANNNNDILVAVKNATASGKDDSSWIFTFYTVCEIKKKSGSWISQGHKGKNHGFGYNVVGQMKFSGSNYLDLTVQNPNDQFTVKESVLYSVDDRQRDHESVQLAVNREVAAVIVRIPMGNSDTNGDEGKKGKELIGKGFGNTTVILPGGVHGLPNNGAPSPLIERWKSGGSCDCGGWDVGCKLRILTDEDRSCNLMEPSISCSSPDQFDLFNQGGGGSDNRPIFSLEPFEKGIYSVQFSPSISLLQAFSVCVAVISNQKSFDFSEANHPSEAELLHESNATGCDRKKTPTKYVPPPPLSPVGRA
- the LOC131325217 gene encoding uncharacterized protein LOC131325217; this encodes MFNNSLPSAMEVSSLHAPSLKPQLNRLFLPRTGSISNIRDSSSFPCPCIKRSSMLHRLSSLSTNQQNLVLARSIGRGDGMGVLLNHNPDSRTAALAPFGKASRSHSHRLCVAKSEGSGGALSSESITLDEETLKRDLQIAIQEENYARAAKLRDTLRFLQEDGKAAVLSANTRFYNSFRKGDLASMQALWAKGENVCVVHPGVGAISGYDLVMGSWELVWADYEFPLEIEVKDVQVHVRGDFGYVTCSEMVTTKGSSWGRQIATNVFEKIDGQWFICVHHASHVDF